Proteins from a genomic interval of Bos mutus isolate GX-2022 chromosome 15, NWIPB_WYAK_1.1, whole genome shotgun sequence:
- the IFT46 gene encoding intraflagellar transport protein 46 homolog, which produces MADNSSDEYEDENNKEKKKTSQLTPQRGFSENDDDDDDDDSSETDSDDDDEEHGAPLEGAYDPADYEHLPVSAEVKELFQYISRYTPQLIDLDHKLKPFIPDFIPAVGDIDAFLKVPRPDGKPDNLGLLVLDEPSTKQSDPTVLSLWLTENSKQHNITQHMKVKSLEDAEKNPKAIDTWIESISELHRSKPPATVHYTRPMPDIDTLMQEWSPEFEELLGKVSLPTAEIDCSLAEYIDMICAILDIPVYKSRIQSLHLLFSLYSEFKNSQHFKALAEGKTAFTPPSNSNSQAGDAETLTFS; this is translated from the exons ATGGCTGATAACAGCAGTGATGAGTATGAAGATGAAAATAACAAG GAGAAGAAGAAGACCTCACAGCTGACGCCTCAGCGGGGCTTTAGTGAGAACGATGATGATGACGACGATGATGACTCATCTGAAACTGattctgatgatgatgatgaagagcATGGGGCCCCTTTGGAAGG GGCGTACGATCCTGCAGACTATGAGCATTTGCCAGTTTCTGCTGAGGTTAAGGAGCTCTTCCAGTACATCAGCAG GTATACACCACAGTTGATTGACCTGGACCACAAACTGAAGCCTTTCATTCCTGATTTCATCCCAGCGGTTGGGGATATTGATGCATTCTTAAAG GTTCCACGTCCTGATGGAAAGCCTGACAACCTTGGCCTATTGGTATTGGATGAGCCTTCAACAAAGCAGTCAGACCCTACAGTGCTCTCACTGTGGTTAACAGAGAATTCCAAACAGCACAACATCACA CAACATATGAAAGTAAAGAGCCTGGAAGATGCAGAAAAGAATCCCAAAGCCATTGACACATGGATTGAGAGCATCTCTGAGTTACACCGTTCCAAGCCCCCTGCAACTGTGCACTATACCAG GCCTATGCCCGATATTGACACATTGATGCAGGAGTGGTCTCCAGAGTTTGAAGAACTTTTGGGAAAG GTGAGCCTGCCCACAGCAGAGATTGATTGCAGCCTGGCAGAGTACATTGATATGATCTGTG CTATCCTAGACATCCCTGTCTACAAGAGTCGAATTCAGTCCCTCCATCTGCTCTTTTCCCTCTACTCGGAATTCAAGAACTCACAG CATTTTAAAGCTCTAGCTGAAGGCAAGACAGCATTCACCCCTCCATCCAATTCCAACTCCCAGGCTGGAGATGCCGAGACGTTAACCTTCAGCTGA
- the TMEM25 gene encoding transmembrane protein 25 isoform X2 has translation MCQPGFGPWGLMIIASLPSPLWVILHLRFRAWFIFVSESKFLEELLKLACSHLDTNIEARPLLSAAWGPGLGHHGTACMASYPPAHTSAPAGPSELRLHYVLGWGELAPQIDGQTWAERALRENERHAFTCRVAGGLGTPRLAWYLDGQLQEASTSRLLSVGREAFSGGTSTFTVTAQRAQHELNCSLQDPGSGQSANASVILNVQFKPEIAQVGAKYQEAQGPGLLVILFALVRANPPANVTWIDQDGPVTVNTSDFLVLDAQNYPWLTNHTVQLQLRSLPHNLSVVATNDVGVTSSSLPAPGLLATRVEVPLLGIVVAGGLALGTLVGFSTLVACLVCRKEKKTKGPSRRPSLISSDSNNLKVSNVRLPRENMSLPSNLQLNDLAPGCRGKPADRQTAQDNSRPDLLDPEPGGLLTSRGFICLPMLGYIYRVSSVSSDEIWL, from the exons ATGTGCCAGCCTGGGTTTGGACCTTGGGGCTTGATGATCATTGCGTCTTTGCCTTCACCACTGTGGGTCATTCTACATTTGCGTTTCCGTGCATggttcatttttgtttctgagaGTAAATTCCTGGAGGAGTTACTAAAGCTTGCCTGCTCTCACCTGGATACTAACATTGAGGCCCGCCCCCTTCTCTCGGCAGCCTGGGGCCCAGGCCTGGGCCACCATGGCACTGCCTGCATGGCCAGCTACCCTCCCGCACACACTTCTGCTCCTGCCGGCCCTTCTGAGCTCAG ACTCCACTATGTTCTAGGCTGGGGGGAGCTGGCGCCACAAATTGATGGTCAGACCTGGGCAGAGCGGGCACTTCGAGAGAATGAACGCCATGCCTTCACCTGCCGGGTGGCAGGGGGACTTGGCACCCCTCGATTGGCCTGGTACCTGGATGGACAGCTGCAGGAGGCCAGCACCTCAAGACTGctgagtgtgggcagggaggccttcTCTGGCGGCACCAGCACTTTCACTGTCACTGCCCAGCGGGCCCAGCATGAACTCAACTGCTCCCTGCAGGACCCAGGCAGTGGCCAGTCAGCCAATGCGTCCGTCATCCTCAATGTGCAAT TTAAGCCGGAGATTGCTCAGGTTGGGGCAAAGTACCAGGAAGCTCAGGGCCCGGGCCTTCTGGTCATCCTCTTTGCCCTCGTGCGTGccaacccgcctgccaacgtgACCTGGATCGACCAGGATGGGCCAGTGACTGTCAACACCTCGGACTTCCTGGTGCTGGATGCCCAGAACTACCCCTGGCTCACCAACCACACCGTGCAGCTGCAGCTCCGCAGCCTGCCACACAACCTCTCAGTGGTGGCCACAAACGACGTGGGTGTCACCAGTTCCTCGCTTCCAGCCCCAG GGCTCCTGGCCACCCGGGTGGAAGTGCCACTGCTGGGCATCGTTGTGGCTGGAGGGCTTGCCCTAGGCACCCTGGTGGGGTTCAGCACTTTGGTGGCCTGCCTGGTCtgcaggaaagagaagaagacCAAAG GCCCCTCCCGGCGCCCATCCCTGATCTCTAG TGACTCCAACAACCTGAAAGTCAGCAACGTGCGCCTGCCACGCGAGAACATGTCCCTCCCGTCCAACCTTCAGCTCAATGACCTCGCTCCAGGCTGCAGAG GGAAACCAGCGGACCGGCAGACGGCTCAGGACAACAGCCGGCCAGACCTTCTGGACCCGGAGCCTGGTGGCCTCCTCACCAGCCGAG GTTTcatctgccttccaatgctgggCTACATTTACCGGGTGTCCAGTGTGAGCAGTGATGAAATCTGGCTCTGA
- the TMEM25 gene encoding transmembrane protein 25 isoform X1, producing the protein MALPAWPATLPHTLLLLPALLSSGWGELAPQIDGQTWAERALRENERHAFTCRVAGGLGTPRLAWYLDGQLQEASTSRLLSVGREAFSGGTSTFTVTAQRAQHELNCSLQDPGSGQSANASVILNVQFKPEIAQVGAKYQEAQGPGLLVILFALVRANPPANVTWIDQDGPVTVNTSDFLVLDAQNYPWLTNHTVQLQLRSLPHNLSVVATNDVGVTSSSLPAPGLLATRVEVPLLGIVVAGGLALGTLVGFSTLVACLVCRKEKKTKGPSRRPSLISSDSNNLKVSNVRLPRENMSLPSNLQLNDLAPGCRGKPADRQTAQDNSRPDLLDPEPGGLLTSRGFICLPMLGYIYRVSSVSSDEIWL; encoded by the exons ATGGCACTGCCTGCATGGCCAGCTACCCTCCCGCACACACTTCTGCTCCTGCCGGCCCTTCTGAGCTCAG GCTGGGGGGAGCTGGCGCCACAAATTGATGGTCAGACCTGGGCAGAGCGGGCACTTCGAGAGAATGAACGCCATGCCTTCACCTGCCGGGTGGCAGGGGGACTTGGCACCCCTCGATTGGCCTGGTACCTGGATGGACAGCTGCAGGAGGCCAGCACCTCAAGACTGctgagtgtgggcagggaggccttcTCTGGCGGCACCAGCACTTTCACTGTCACTGCCCAGCGGGCCCAGCATGAACTCAACTGCTCCCTGCAGGACCCAGGCAGTGGCCAGTCAGCCAATGCGTCCGTCATCCTCAATGTGCAAT TTAAGCCGGAGATTGCTCAGGTTGGGGCAAAGTACCAGGAAGCTCAGGGCCCGGGCCTTCTGGTCATCCTCTTTGCCCTCGTGCGTGccaacccgcctgccaacgtgACCTGGATCGACCAGGATGGGCCAGTGACTGTCAACACCTCGGACTTCCTGGTGCTGGATGCCCAGAACTACCCCTGGCTCACCAACCACACCGTGCAGCTGCAGCTCCGCAGCCTGCCACACAACCTCTCAGTGGTGGCCACAAACGACGTGGGTGTCACCAGTTCCTCGCTTCCAGCCCCAG GGCTCCTGGCCACCCGGGTGGAAGTGCCACTGCTGGGCATCGTTGTGGCTGGAGGGCTTGCCCTAGGCACCCTGGTGGGGTTCAGCACTTTGGTGGCCTGCCTGGTCtgcaggaaagagaagaagacCAAAG GCCCCTCCCGGCGCCCATCCCTGATCTCTAG TGACTCCAACAACCTGAAAGTCAGCAACGTGCGCCTGCCACGCGAGAACATGTCCCTCCCGTCCAACCTTCAGCTCAATGACCTCGCTCCAGGCTGCAGAG GGAAACCAGCGGACCGGCAGACGGCTCAGGACAACAGCCGGCCAGACCTTCTGGACCCGGAGCCTGGTGGCCTCCTCACCAGCCGAG GTTTcatctgccttccaatgctgggCTACATTTACCGGGTGTCCAGTGTGAGCAGTGATGAAATCTGGCTCTGA